A single window of Candoia aspera isolate rCanAsp1 chromosome 3, rCanAsp1.hap2, whole genome shotgun sequence DNA harbors:
- the LOC134493310 gene encoding zona pellucida-binding protein 2-like — protein MNPIYNWSLENRENSSLQTGASLILHEFRAEESGRYTCSISFTKEDQLHTVTFSHTVVGYHIRGKLQALLIFQSSSCDKSLTREFVKILHAQLSQLVSHLHCELLSGSTTCFPTVEKPLDEFNLQVELKVTPFGKGWDKSCYPQVDMMALECYHSAIKNNLQQAKEAMTEFMDKNKHFPLRTSNGSHVSFVNTFFNFLEDGKCQDGYGQTQELQAHCPDCCTLCPPGTYSVATTDSCVLCPIGSYSLYYGATLCISCHNSWLTSHPGARTSADCMNMKVPPSRRFSVLMVAFSVPPLGCLCFIVICCYCFRRRWQKRHSSTIVDGQTKVQEEAPASADDTALAGSEEHHSLPLPFSTNEHPNSEGDMLPPPSKLQPQALPGLANPAARGLISS, from the exons ATGAATCCTATCTACAACTGGAGCCTGGAAAATAGAG AAAACTCATCCCTCCAGACTGGTGCCTCCTTGATTCTGCATGAATTTCGTGCTGAGGAGAGTGGACGCTATACTTGTTCCATCTCTTTCACAAAGGAAGACCAGCTCCATACTGTGACTTTCTCTCATACGGTGGTGG gTTATCACATACGTGGAAAATTACAGGCCCTCCTGATTTTTCAGAGCAGCTCCTGTGATAAGTCATTGACACGTGAGTTTGTGAAGATCCTACATGCACAGCTGAGTCAACTGGTGTCCCACCTACACTGTGAGCTCCTTTCTGGGAGCACCACTTGCTTTCCTACTGTGGAGAAGCCTTTGGATGAGTTCAATCTCCAAGTAGAGCTAAAAG TAACTCCGTTTGGGAAGGGCTGGGATAAATCCTGCTACCCCCAGGTTGATATGATGGCATTAGAATGTTACCACTCAGCCATCAAGAATAATCTACAGCAG GCTAAGGAAGCCATGACTGAATTTATGGATAAGAATAAACACTTTCCCCTGAGAACATCAAATGGTTCCCATGTTTCTTTTGTCAACACCTTTTTCAATTTCTTGGAAGATGGAAAGTGCCAGGATGGTTATGGACAGACACAGGAGCTACAGGCACACTGTCCCGACTGCTGTA CTTTGTGCCCTCCTGGAACATACAGCGTGGCCACCACTGACAGTTGTGTTCTCTGTCCAATTGGGAGCTATAGCTTGTACTATGGGGCAACCCTTTGCATTTCATGCCACAACAGTTGGCTTACCTCACACCCTGGTGCCAGAACATCTGCAGACTGCATGAATATGAAAG TCCCTCCTTCACGTCGATTTTCTGTATTGATGGTGGCCTTTTCTGTGCCTCCGCTTGGTTGCCTCTGTTTCATTGTGAT CTGTTGCTATTGCTTTCGCCGTCGCTGGCAGAAACGCCATTCTTCTACTATAGTTGATGGACAGACCAAAGTGCAAGAAGAAGCTCCAGCTTCTGCTGATGACACTGCCCTTGCAGGCTCAGAAGAACATCattctctccccctgccctttTCTACTAATGAACATCCCAACAGTGAAGGGGATATGCTTCCACCTCCTTCCAAGCTACAACCACAGGCTCTTCCTGGGCTAGCAAATCCTGCTGCCAGAGGCCTTATATCATCATAG
- the SNAPC2 gene encoding snRNA-activating protein complex subunit 2 produces MKPPSRLRSAPARYSLGPTVRVWTDREKRRLLQALRAQAQTPGPLRPELLKKYLPSRNEDEILAFVDQLKERVAREAVKAQYRYRQHKQKDAPIPAPIEVWIRLAEKLTGCLEDAVTAAFSQVLTIASVEPLCLLHSVPPKPIDLKTAQCMSPTVLSKNMKSNTESEEATISSDVEQLTPAENGELHVDFEKIYKYLSVISRGSKAPELPPGESAVLLDLLLSLPEELNHLDYKKLKRHMHKCYMDLSAHCTEEESRMKAEISQLVNNNEDLHETFYDVPSARNSFSQEQEDTSSRASSTSGTTSTSMDWKTLGICPLNSFWFPLDILAQKRESSD; encoded by the exons ATGAAGCCACCATCAAGGCTACGTTCGGCGCCCGCTCGCTACAGTCTGGGCCCCACAGTCCGGGTTTGGACAGATCGAGAAAAGCGACGTCTTCTCCAGGCCTTGAGAGCTCAAGCTCAGACTCCGGGCCCGCTGCGGCCGGAACTGCTGAAGAAATACTTGCCTTCCAGAAATGAAGACGAG ATCTTAGCATTTGTGGACCAGCTGAAAGAACGTGTGGCAAGGGAAGCAGTCAAGGCACAGTATCGATATCGCCAACACAAACAGAAGGATGCCCCAATTCCAGCACCTATAGAG GTATGGATTCGGTTAGCCGAGAAGTTGACAGGTTGCCTTGAGGATGCAGTAACAGCTGCTTTTTCCCAG GTTTTAACAATTGCATCTGTGGAGCCCCTCTGCTTGCTTCATTCTGTGCCTCCAAAGCCTATAGACCTAAAAACTGCTCAATGCATGTCCCCAACTGTTCTTAGCAAGAATATGAAATCCAATACAGAATCTGAGGAAGCAACTATATCATCAGATGTAGAGCAATTGACCCCTGCAGAAAATGGTGAATTACATGTGGACTTTGAAAAGATATACAAATATCTTTCAGTGATCTCACGGGGATCTAAAGCACCAGAGCTACCACCTGGTG AGTCAGCTGTTCTACTAGACCTGCTGTTGTCATTACCAGAAGAACTGAATCACCTGGACTACAAGAAACTCAAGAGGCATATGCACAAATGCTATATGGATTTAAGTGCACATTGTACAGAGGAAGAAAGCAGAATGAAAGCAGAGATCAGCCAGCTTGTAAACAATAATGAAGATCTTCATGAAACATTTTATGATGTACCATCAGCCAGAAATAGCTTTTCACAAGAGCAGGAGGATACTAGTTCTAGAGCTTCTTCTACAAGTGGCACAACATCAACTTCCATGGACTGGAAGACCCTGGGTATCTGCCCATTGAATTCATTTTGGTTTCCCTTGGATATTCTAGCACAAAAAAGAGAGAGTTCAGATTGA